Proteins from a single region of Streptomyces sp. TN58:
- the pstA gene encoding phosphate ABC transporter permease PstA, whose product MSHAIQDRRPARAPRSAAPTSLTRGGLPRWAPAGIAVLAIALGSGIGLVLDLASKIQWGLTAALLFVAITYTASAVIENRRQAKDRVATSLVWVCFVLAVIPLLSLVWTTVSRGLKMLSGDFLSHSMNGVTSFDEGGGVYHALLGTIEQIALATLIAAPIGLLTAVYLVEYGKGTLARAVTFFVDVMTGIPSIVAGLFILTTWNLMLGFGPSGFAGAMALSILMMPVVVRSTEEMLKLVPNELREAALALGVPKWRVILKVVLPTAIGGISTGLMLAVARIAGETAPIMLLVFGSQLINGNPFEGAQSSLPLYIWEQYKVGSDASYDRAWAAALVLIAFVMILNLAARGIARWKAPKTGR is encoded by the coding sequence ATGAGCCACGCAATCCAGGACAGGCGGCCCGCCCGGGCCCCCCGGTCCGCCGCTCCCACCAGCCTCACCCGAGGCGGCCTGCCCCGCTGGGCCCCGGCCGGCATCGCGGTCCTCGCGATCGCCCTCGGCAGCGGCATCGGCCTCGTCCTCGACCTCGCGAGCAAGATCCAGTGGGGTCTGACCGCGGCCCTCCTGTTCGTCGCGATCACGTACACCGCCAGCGCGGTGATCGAGAACCGCCGCCAGGCCAAGGACCGCGTCGCGACCTCCCTCGTCTGGGTCTGCTTCGTCCTCGCGGTCATCCCGCTGCTCTCGCTGGTGTGGACCACGGTCAGCCGCGGCCTGAAGATGCTGAGCGGCGACTTCCTCAGCCACTCCATGAACGGCGTGACCAGCTTCGACGAGGGCGGCGGCGTCTACCACGCCCTGCTCGGCACCATCGAGCAGATCGCCCTGGCCACCCTGATCGCGGCCCCGATCGGCCTGCTGACCGCCGTCTACCTGGTCGAGTACGGCAAGGGCACGCTCGCCAGGGCCGTGACCTTCTTCGTCGACGTCATGACCGGCATCCCCTCCATCGTCGCGGGTCTGTTCATCCTCACGACCTGGAACCTGATGCTCGGCTTCGGCCCCTCCGGCTTCGCCGGCGCGATGGCCCTGTCGATCCTGATGATGCCGGTCGTGGTCCGCTCCACCGAGGAGATGCTCAAGCTCGTCCCGAACGAGCTGCGCGAAGCCGCCCTGGCCCTCGGTGTGCCGAAGTGGCGCGTGATCCTCAAGGTCGTGCTCCCCACCGCCATCGGCGGCATCTCCACCGGCCTGATGCTGGCCGTCGCCCGCATCGCCGGCGAGACCGCCCCGATCATGCTGCTGGTCTTCGGCTCCCAGCTGATCAACGGCAACCCCTTCGAAGGCGCCCAGTCCTCACTCCCCCTCTACATCTGGGAGCAGTACAAGGTCGGCAGCGACGCCTCCTACGACCGGGCATGGGCCGCGGCCCTCGTACTGATCGCCTTCGTCATGATCCTCAACCTGGCGGCCCGCGGCATCGCCCGCTGGAAGGCCCCCAAGACCGGTCGCTGA
- a CDS encoding CHAD domain-containing protein has product MARPNPDPAAARAVARPLARSGAGDAGDVLGAYLRSQATAFLRGLRLHQEGGAGAAGSGDAVRGLRGAAHRISGTLATFRAVTEPSWADGLRTELVWLSCALADEHACTARLVRLVDALHRLSGPAGLPAPRGTAGAPATGSARAAALLERRLTAARTQARTATLQALGSSRFHALADAVAVLASEVPLDPAAARGRAEAVLAPLAAAAETRLSAAVASLPPAAGGEAAPSPYDAGHDSRWHEVHRLLRLHRYAREALGGNVARTAAAGEALDRQRDAVEAAAAATAAARTPRIAPATAYALGVLHADQRHQAEAARGDFRHLWLREPAAAPR; this is encoded by the coding sequence GTGGCTCGGCCAAACCCTGACCCGGCGGCGGCCCGGGCCGTGGCCAGGCCGCTGGCCAGGTCCGGGGCCGGGGATGCGGGCGACGTGCTCGGCGCGTACCTGCGCTCCCAGGCCACGGCCTTCCTGCGCGGCCTGCGCCTGCACCAGGAGGGCGGGGCCGGCGCCGCGGGGAGCGGCGACGCGGTGCGCGGCCTGCGCGGGGCCGCGCACCGCATCAGCGGAACACTGGCCACGTTCCGGGCGGTGACCGAGCCCTCCTGGGCCGACGGGCTGCGCACCGAGCTGGTGTGGCTCTCCTGCGCCCTGGCCGACGAGCACGCCTGCACCGCCCGCCTGGTCCGGCTCGTCGACGCACTGCACCGGCTGTCGGGGCCCGCCGGGCTCCCCGCGCCACGCGGTACGGCCGGCGCCCCGGCCACGGGCTCGGCGCGCGCGGCCGCGCTGCTGGAGCGCCGGCTGACCGCGGCCCGTACCCAGGCCCGCACCGCCACCCTCCAGGCCCTCGGCTCGTCCCGCTTCCACGCGCTGGCGGACGCGGTGGCGGTGCTGGCCTCCGAGGTCCCGCTCGACCCCGCCGCGGCCCGCGGACGGGCCGAAGCGGTCCTCGCGCCCCTCGCCGCCGCGGCCGAAACCCGACTGTCTGCCGCGGTCGCCTCACTGCCCCCGGCCGCCGGCGGCGAGGCGGCACCGAGCCCGTACGACGCGGGCCACGACAGCCGCTGGCACGAGGTGCACCGCCTCCTGCGGCTCCACCGGTACGCGCGGGAGGCCCTGGGCGGGAACGTCGCCCGGACGGCGGCCGCCGGCGAGGCCCTGGACCGGCAGCGGGACGCCGTCGAGGCCGCCGCAGCGGCCACCGCCGCCGCCCGCACCCCCCGGATCGCCCCCGCGACGGCGTACGCCCTGGGCGTCCTGCACGCCGACCAGCGCCACCAGGCCGAGGCGGCGAGGGGTGACTTCCGGCACCTCTGGCTCCGGGAACCGGCGGCCGCCCCACGGTAA
- a CDS encoding RNA degradosome polyphosphate kinase, with the protein MSHKPSAGPTEVPAQHPSHTSASASAAAKPGAGRATAKDTGKAAGQGPGTGAAAHARIGSIAAHRPHVGFDPDLDADLDAYDDKDGGELPPNRFLDRERSWLAFNERVLELAEDPTTPLLERANFLAIFASNLDEFFMVRVAGLKRRIATGVATRSASGLQPREVLDLIWTRSRELMARHAACFQQDISPALAEEGIHLIRWPDLTEKEQARLFTLFRNQIYPVLTPLAVDPAHPFPYISGLSLNLAVVVRNPVSGHRHFARVKVPPILSRFLEASPQRYVPLEDVIAAHLEELFPGMEVLAHHMFRVTRNEDLEVEEDDAENLLQALEKELMRRRFGPPVRLEVEESIDPGVLDLLVQELNVNASEVYPLPGPLDLTALFGIASLDRPELKYQKFVAGTHRDLAEVESALAPDIFAALRERDVLLHHPYDSFSTSVQRFLEQAAADPDVLAIKQTLYRTSGDSPIVDALIDAAESGKQVLVLVEIKARFDEQANIKWARKLEEAGCHVVYGLVGLKTHCKLSLVVRQEGDQLRRYAHVGTGNYHPKTARLYEDLGLLTADPQVGADLSDLFNRLSGYSRRETYRRLMVAPRSLRDGLIARIDKEAAHHKAGRPAYVRLKMNSIVDEALIDSLYRASQAGVPVDIWVRGICAVRPGVPGLSDNIRVRSILGRFLEHSRVFAFGNGGEPEVWIGSADMMHRNLDRRIEALVRVADPAHRAALDRMLETGMSDATSSWHLGPDGEWTRHSTDADGQPLRHVQETLIDARRRRRGSAKP; encoded by the coding sequence ATGAGCCACAAGCCCAGCGCCGGCCCCACCGAGGTCCCCGCCCAGCACCCGTCTCACACGTCCGCGTCCGCGTCCGCCGCCGCCAAGCCCGGGGCCGGCAGGGCCACCGCCAAGGACACCGGCAAAGCCGCCGGCCAGGGCCCCGGCACCGGCGCCGCCGCGCACGCCCGCATAGGCTCCATCGCCGCGCACCGCCCGCACGTCGGTTTCGACCCCGACCTCGACGCCGACCTGGACGCCTACGACGACAAGGACGGCGGGGAACTCCCCCCGAACCGCTTCCTCGACCGGGAGCGCAGCTGGCTCGCCTTCAACGAGCGGGTGCTGGAGCTCGCCGAGGACCCGACGACCCCGCTCCTGGAGCGCGCCAACTTCCTGGCGATCTTCGCGAGCAACCTCGACGAGTTCTTCATGGTGCGGGTGGCCGGCCTCAAGCGGCGCATCGCGACCGGTGTCGCCACCCGGTCGGCCTCAGGCCTGCAGCCCCGCGAGGTGCTGGACCTCATCTGGACGCGCTCGCGTGAACTCATGGCCCGCCACGCCGCCTGCTTCCAGCAGGACATCTCCCCGGCGCTGGCCGAGGAGGGCATCCACCTGATCCGCTGGCCCGACCTCACCGAGAAGGAGCAGGCCCGCCTCTTCACGCTGTTCCGGAACCAGATCTACCCGGTGCTGACCCCGCTGGCCGTGGACCCCGCGCACCCCTTCCCGTACATCTCCGGCCTCTCCCTCAACCTGGCCGTGGTCGTACGCAACCCCGTCAGCGGCCACCGCCACTTCGCCCGCGTCAAGGTGCCGCCGATCCTCTCCCGCTTCCTGGAGGCCTCCCCGCAGCGCTACGTCCCGCTGGAGGACGTCATCGCCGCGCACCTGGAGGAGCTGTTCCCCGGCATGGAGGTGCTCGCGCACCACATGTTCCGCGTGACCCGCAACGAGGACCTGGAGGTGGAGGAGGACGACGCCGAGAACCTGCTCCAGGCCCTGGAGAAGGAACTCATGCGGCGCCGCTTCGGCCCGCCCGTGCGCCTGGAGGTGGAGGAGTCCATCGACCCCGGCGTCCTGGACCTCCTCGTGCAGGAACTGAACGTCAACGCCTCCGAGGTGTACCCGCTGCCCGGGCCCCTGGACCTGACCGCCCTCTTCGGGATCGCCTCCCTGGACCGGCCCGAGCTCAAGTACCAGAAGTTCGTCGCCGGCACCCACCGGGACCTCGCCGAGGTCGAGTCCGCGCTCGCCCCCGACATCTTCGCCGCCCTGCGCGAGCGCGACGTCCTGCTGCACCACCCCTACGACTCCTTCTCCACCTCCGTGCAGAGGTTCCTGGAGCAGGCCGCCGCCGATCCGGACGTCCTCGCCATCAAGCAGACGCTCTACCGCACCTCCGGCGACTCCCCGATCGTCGACGCCCTGATCGACGCCGCCGAATCCGGCAAGCAGGTCCTCGTACTCGTCGAGATCAAGGCCCGCTTCGACGAGCAGGCCAACATCAAGTGGGCGCGCAAGCTGGAAGAGGCCGGCTGCCACGTCGTCTACGGGCTCGTCGGCCTCAAGACCCACTGCAAGCTGTCCCTCGTCGTCCGCCAGGAAGGCGACCAGTTGCGCCGCTACGCCCACGTCGGCACCGGCAACTACCACCCCAAGACCGCCCGCCTGTACGAGGACCTCGGCCTGCTCACCGCCGACCCGCAGGTCGGCGCGGACCTCTCCGACCTGTTCAACCGGCTGTCCGGCTACTCGCGCCGCGAGACCTACCGACGGCTGATGGTCGCGCCCCGCTCGCTGCGGGACGGCCTGATCGCCCGGATCGACAAGGAGGCCGCCCACCACAAGGCCGGCCGCCCCGCGTACGTGCGCCTCAAGATGAACTCGATCGTCGACGAAGCCCTCATCGATTCGCTCTACCGGGCCTCCCAGGCGGGAGTGCCCGTCGACATCTGGGTGCGCGGCATCTGCGCCGTCCGCCCAGGGGTACCGGGACTGTCGGACAACATCCGGGTCCGTTCGATCCTCGGCCGCTTCCTGGAGCACTCCCGGGTCTTCGCCTTCGGCAACGGCGGCGAGCCGGAGGTGTGGATCGGCAGCGCCGACATGATGCACCGCAACCTCGACCGCCGTATCGAGGCACTGGTCAGGGTCGCCGACCCGGCCCACCGCGCGGCACTGGACCGGATGCTGGAGACCGGCATGTCCGACGCCACCTCCTCCTGGCACCTGGGCCCTGACGGCGAATGGACGCGGCACAGCACGGACGCCGACGGCCAGCCGCTGCGGCACGTACAGGAGACGCTCATCGACGCCCGGAGGCGCCGGCGTGGCTCGGCCAAACCCTGA
- the pstC gene encoding phosphate ABC transporter permease subunit PstC, whose protein sequence is MASTTPTHMDKAPPVTRSAGSTGRAGDKVFAGLSKGSGILLLVIMASIAAFLTYRATIALSENEGNFLTTFDWNASANPPVFGIAVLLFGTVVSSIIAMAIAVPIAVGIALFISHYAPRKLAAPLAYVVDLLAAVPSIIYGIWGALFLVPQLNGLNLWLDEYLGWTYVFDKTEIGVARSLFTVGILLAIMILPIVTSVSREVFLQVPRMNEEAALALGATRWEVIRMSVLPFGRSGVISASMLGLGRALGETMAVATVLSPSFLISGHILNPGGGTFAQNIAAKFDEANEFGRDALIASGLVLFLLTLLVNGAARLIIARRKDFSGANA, encoded by the coding sequence ATGGCTTCCACCACACCAACTCACATGGACAAGGCTCCGCCTGTCACCAGGAGCGCAGGGTCCACCGGCCGCGCCGGTGACAAGGTCTTCGCCGGGCTCTCCAAGGGATCCGGCATCCTGCTCCTGGTGATCATGGCGTCGATCGCCGCCTTCCTCACCTACCGCGCCACGATCGCCCTGTCGGAGAACGAGGGGAACTTCCTCACCACCTTCGACTGGAACGCGTCGGCCAACCCGCCCGTCTTCGGCATCGCCGTCCTGCTCTTCGGCACCGTCGTCAGCTCGATCATCGCGATGGCCATCGCAGTTCCGATCGCTGTCGGCATCGCCCTCTTCATCTCGCACTACGCCCCGCGCAAGCTGGCCGCGCCCCTCGCGTACGTGGTCGACCTGCTGGCCGCCGTGCCGTCGATCATCTACGGCATCTGGGGCGCCCTCTTCCTCGTTCCGCAACTGAACGGCCTGAACCTCTGGCTGGACGAGTACCTCGGCTGGACGTACGTGTTCGACAAGACCGAGATCGGCGTCGCCCGCTCGCTCTTCACCGTCGGCATCCTGCTCGCGATCATGATCCTGCCGATCGTGACCAGCGTCAGCCGTGAGGTCTTCCTCCAGGTCCCGCGCATGAACGAGGAGGCCGCCCTGGCCCTCGGCGCGACCCGCTGGGAGGTCATCCGGATGTCGGTGCTGCCCTTCGGCCGCTCCGGCGTCATCTCCGCCTCGATGCTCGGCCTGGGCCGCGCACTCGGCGAGACCATGGCCGTCGCGACCGTCCTCTCCCCGAGTTTCCTGATCTCCGGCCACATCCTGAACCCGGGTGGCGGCACCTTCGCGCAGAACATCGCCGCGAAGTTCGACGAGGCCAACGAGTTCGGCCGCGACGCGCTGATCGCCTCCGGTCTGGTCCTCTTCCTGCTCACCCTGCTGGTCAACGGTGCAGCTCGCCTGATCATCGCGCGCCGCAAGGACTTCTCGGGGGCGAACGCCTGA
- a CDS encoding metal-sensitive transcriptional regulator, whose translation MTTIEAEGPGTGADTAAAPGTSHGGGTVHGYHHQKDEHLKRLRRIEGQIRGLQRLVDEDVYCIDILTQVSASTKALQSFALQLLEEHLRHCVADAAVKGGAEIDAKVEEATKAIARLLRT comes from the coding sequence ATGACGACCATCGAGGCGGAGGGCCCCGGCACCGGAGCCGACACGGCGGCCGCCCCCGGCACCTCCCACGGCGGCGGGACCGTCCACGGCTACCACCACCAGAAGGACGAGCACCTCAAGCGGCTGCGGCGGATCGAGGGCCAGATCCGCGGCCTCCAGCGGCTCGTCGACGAGGACGTCTACTGCATCGACATACTCACGCAGGTCTCGGCCAGCACGAAGGCACTGCAGTCCTTCGCGCTCCAACTGCTGGAGGAGCACCTGCGCCACTGCGTCGCCGACGCGGCCGTCAAGGGCGGAGCCGAGATCGACGCCAAGGTCGAGGAGGCCACGAAGGCCATCGCACGGCTCCTGCGCACCTGA
- a CDS encoding inorganic phosphate transporter, protein MDTFALVVTIGVALGFTYTNGFHDSANAIATSVSTRALTPRAALAMAAVMNLAGAFLGSGVAKTVSSGLIETPTGSTGMWILFAALVGAIVWNLITWYFGLPSSSSHALFGGMVGAALAGGTEVIWSGVVDKVVIPMFASPVVGLVAGFLVMVVILWLFRRANPHKAKHGFRIAQTVSAAAMALGHGLQDAQKTMGIVVMALVIADVQSAEDPIPVWVKVVCAVMLSLGTYAGGWRIMRTLGRKIIELDPPQGFAAETTGASIMFGSAYLFHAPISTTHVITSAIMGVGATKRVNAVRWGVAKNIILGWFITMPAAALVAAISFWIVNLAFG, encoded by the coding sequence GTGGACACCTTCGCTCTGGTCGTGACCATCGGTGTCGCGCTCGGTTTCACCTACACGAACGGTTTTCACGACTCCGCGAACGCCATCGCGACGTCCGTGTCCACGCGGGCCCTGACCCCGCGGGCGGCGCTCGCGATGGCGGCCGTGATGAACCTCGCCGGCGCCTTCCTGGGCAGCGGGGTGGCCAAGACGGTCAGCAGCGGCCTGATCGAGACGCCCACCGGGTCCACGGGAATGTGGATCCTCTTCGCGGCGCTGGTCGGCGCGATCGTCTGGAACCTGATCACCTGGTACTTCGGCCTTCCCTCGTCCTCCTCGCACGCCCTGTTCGGCGGCATGGTGGGCGCGGCGCTGGCCGGCGGTACGGAGGTCATCTGGTCGGGCGTGGTCGACAAGGTCGTCATCCCGATGTTCGCCTCGCCGGTGGTCGGCCTGGTCGCCGGTTTCCTGGTGATGGTGGTCATCCTGTGGCTGTTCCGCCGCGCCAACCCGCACAAGGCCAAGCACGGCTTCCGTATCGCGCAGACCGTCTCGGCCGCGGCCATGGCGCTCGGCCACGGTCTCCAGGACGCGCAGAAGACGATGGGCATCGTCGTGATGGCCCTGGTCATCGCCGACGTCCAGAGCGCCGAGGACCCGATCCCGGTCTGGGTGAAGGTCGTGTGTGCCGTGATGCTGTCGCTGGGTACGTACGCGGGTGGCTGGCGCATCATGCGTACGCTCGGCCGCAAGATCATCGAGCTGGACCCGCCGCAGGGCTTCGCGGCGGAGACCACCGGCGCCTCGATCATGTTCGGCTCCGCCTACCTCTTCCACGCGCCGATCTCCACCACGCACGTGATCACCTCGGCGATCATGGGTGTGGGTGCGACGAAGCGGGTGAACGCGGTGCGCTGGGGCGTCGCCAAGAACATCATCCTGGGCTGGTTCATCACGATGCCGGCCGCGGCTCTGGTCGCGGCGATCAGCTTCTGGATCGTGAACCTGGCCTTCGGCTAG
- a CDS encoding phosphatase PAP2 family protein: MAGLTTGGPNVDVSLLYEVNGAARRAPSWLDTAVSLAGEYGILLALVLLVLWCWRGARRQEEAPAVETVTALVWAPLAAGLALLVNVPLRAFVGRQRPFRQHEGLQVLDPGWGAGLGNTEFSFVSGHTTVAMALGVGLFVANRRLGLVGIGLALLEGLCRVYMGVHYPTDVVGGLALGTAVALVLAPLALALLSPVVRAVAARPRLGRLVRAGERVRPLPVGLAQPQTPPGGRGTQDSDLAA, encoded by the coding sequence ATGGCTGGACTCACAACCGGTGGGCCGAACGTGGATGTCAGCCTGCTGTACGAGGTCAACGGAGCGGCCCGGCGCGCCCCGTCGTGGCTCGACACCGCCGTGAGCCTGGCCGGTGAGTACGGCATCCTGCTGGCCCTGGTCCTCCTGGTCCTGTGGTGCTGGCGCGGCGCCCGCCGGCAGGAGGAGGCCCCCGCCGTCGAGACCGTCACCGCGCTCGTGTGGGCCCCCCTCGCCGCCGGCCTGGCCCTGCTCGTGAACGTGCCGCTGCGTGCGTTCGTCGGACGGCAGCGGCCGTTCCGCCAGCACGAGGGGCTACAGGTCCTCGACCCCGGGTGGGGGGCAGGCCTGGGGAACACCGAGTTCTCCTTCGTCAGCGGCCACACCACCGTCGCGATGGCCCTGGGTGTAGGGCTGTTCGTCGCCAACCGCCGGCTCGGGCTGGTGGGGATCGGGCTGGCCCTCCTCGAAGGCCTCTGCCGCGTCTACATGGGCGTCCACTACCCGACCGACGTGGTCGGCGGCCTCGCGCTCGGCACCGCCGTCGCCCTCGTCCTCGCGCCGCTGGCGCTGGCGCTGCTGAGCCCGGTCGTCCGGGCCGTGGCCGCCCGCCCGCGCCTCGGCCGGCTCGTACGGGCCGGGGAGCGGGTACGGCCCCTGCCGGTCGGTCTCGCGCAGCCCCAGACCCCGCCGGGTGGCCGGGGTACGCAGGACAGCGACCTCGCCGCCTGA
- the pstB gene encoding phosphate ABC transporter ATP-binding protein PstB, which produces MAKRIDVSGLSAFYGTHKAIDDISMTVEPCSVTAFIGPSGCGKSTFLRTLNRMHEVTPGGRVEGKVMLDDENLYGAGVDPVAVRRTVGMVFQRPNPFPTMSIFDNVAAGLRLNGSFKKSELTDTVERSLQGANLWNEVKDRLNKPGSGLSGGQQQRLCIARAIAVEPQVLLMDEPCSALDPISTLAIEDLISELKERFTIVIVTHNMQQAARVSDRTAFFNLAAVGRPGKLVEIDDTDRIFSNPSVQATEDYISGRFG; this is translated from the coding sequence ATGGCCAAGCGAATCGACGTCAGCGGCCTCTCCGCCTTCTACGGCACCCACAAGGCCATCGACGACATCTCGATGACCGTCGAGCCCTGCTCGGTGACGGCCTTCATCGGCCCCTCCGGCTGCGGCAAGTCCACCTTCCTGCGCACCCTCAACCGCATGCACGAGGTCACCCCCGGCGGCCGCGTCGAGGGCAAGGTCATGCTGGACGACGAGAACCTCTACGGGGCCGGCGTGGACCCCGTCGCGGTCCGCCGCACGGTCGGCATGGTCTTCCAGCGCCCGAACCCCTTCCCCACCATGTCGATCTTCGACAACGTGGCGGCGGGCCTGCGGCTGAACGGCAGCTTCAAGAAGTCCGAGCTGACCGACACAGTGGAGCGCTCCCTCCAGGGCGCCAACCTCTGGAACGAGGTCAAGGACCGCCTGAACAAGCCCGGCTCCGGCCTCTCCGGTGGTCAGCAGCAGCGCCTGTGCATCGCCCGCGCCATCGCGGTCGAGCCGCAGGTCCTGCTGATGGACGAGCCCTGCTCGGCCCTCGACCCGATCTCCACCCTGGCGATCGAGGACCTGATCAGCGAGCTCAAGGAGCGCTTCACGATCGTCATCGTGACGCACAACATGCAGCAGGCCGCCCGCGTATCCGACCGGACCGCGTTCTTCAACCTCGCGGCGGTCGGCCGGCCCGGCAAGCTGGTCGAGATCGACGACACGGACCGGATCTTCTCCAACCCGTCCGTGCAGGCGACCGAGGACTACATCTCGGGCCGCTTCGGCTGA
- a CDS encoding DUF47 domain-containing protein: MRFRLTPRETSFYDMFAASADNIVTGSKLLMELLGADSSARAEIAERMRAAEHAGDDATHAIFHQLNSSFITPFDREDIYSLASSLDDIMDFMEEAVDLVVLYNVEELPKGVEQQIEVLARAAELTAEAMPHLRTMDNLTEYWIEVNRLENQADQIHRKLLAHLFNGKYDAIEVLKLKQIVDVLEEAADAFEHVANTVETIAVKES; encoded by the coding sequence GTGCGATTTCGTCTGACCCCCAGGGAGACGAGCTTCTACGACATGTTCGCCGCATCCGCGGACAACATCGTCACGGGCTCCAAGCTCCTGATGGAACTGCTCGGAGCGGACTCGTCCGCCCGGGCCGAGATCGCGGAACGGATGCGGGCGGCGGAGCACGCGGGGGACGACGCGACCCACGCGATCTTCCACCAGCTGAACTCCTCCTTCATCACGCCGTTCGACCGCGAGGACATCTACTCCCTCGCGTCGTCGCTCGACGACATCATGGACTTCATGGAGGAGGCCGTCGACCTCGTCGTCCTCTACAACGTGGAGGAGCTTCCCAAGGGCGTCGAGCAGCAGATCGAGGTGCTGGCGCGGGCGGCGGAGCTGACCGCCGAGGCGATGCCGCACCTGCGGACGATGGACAACCTCACCGAGTACTGGATCGAGGTCAACCGCCTTGAGAACCAGGCCGACCAGATCCACCGCAAGCTGCTCGCGCACCTGTTCAACGGCAAGTACGACGCCATCGAGGTGCTGAAGCTCAAGCAGATCGTCGACGTGCTCGAAGAGGCGGCCGACGCGTTCGAGCACGTCGCGAACACGGTGGAGACCATCGCGGTCAAGGAGTCCTGA
- the pstS gene encoding phosphate ABC transporter substrate-binding protein PstS: protein MKLQRKNMLRACTLGAVVVSGALVLTACGSDDNTKSGDGTAKAAPAAGEIKCDGAKGKLLASGSSAQKNAVDLWVKNYMAACSGVEVNYKSSSSGEGIVAFNQGTVGFAGSDSALKPDQVEESKKICTGGQGINLPMVGGPVALGFNVAGVDKLNLDAATIANIFNDKIKKWDDEAIKKLNPGVTLPSTAIQAFHRSDDSGTTENITKYLKAAAPDTWPHEAAKKWAAPGGQAASGSAGVAAQVKQVDGAIGYFELSFASAQGIKTVDLNTGAAAPVKATGENASKAIAAAKISGTGSDLALKLDYTTKAEGAYPLVLVTYEVVCDKGNKAETLPTVKSFLNYAASDAGQKVLLENGYAPIPAEINAKVREVVNSLG from the coding sequence GTGAAGCTTCAGCGCAAGAACATGCTTCGTGCCTGCACCCTCGGTGCCGTTGTCGTGTCCGGCGCCCTGGTCCTCACGGCGTGCGGCTCGGACGACAACACCAAGAGCGGTGACGGCACCGCCAAGGCCGCTCCGGCCGCCGGCGAGATCAAGTGCGACGGAGCCAAGGGCAAGCTGCTCGCCTCCGGCTCCTCCGCGCAGAAGAACGCGGTCGACCTGTGGGTGAAGAACTACATGGCCGCCTGCTCCGGCGTCGAGGTCAACTACAAGTCCTCGTCCTCCGGCGAGGGCATCGTCGCCTTCAACCAGGGCACCGTCGGCTTCGCCGGCTCCGACTCGGCGCTGAAGCCCGATCAGGTCGAGGAGTCGAAGAAGATCTGCACCGGCGGCCAGGGCATCAACCTGCCCATGGTCGGCGGCCCCGTCGCCCTCGGCTTCAACGTCGCCGGCGTGGACAAGCTGAACCTCGACGCCGCCACGATCGCCAACATCTTCAACGACAAGATCAAGAAGTGGGACGACGAGGCGATCAAGAAGCTGAACCCCGGCGTCACGCTTCCCTCCACCGCCATCCAGGCCTTCCACCGCTCCGACGACTCGGGTACCACCGAGAACATCACCAAGTACCTCAAGGCCGCCGCCCCCGACACCTGGCCGCACGAGGCCGCGAAGAAGTGGGCCGCCCCCGGTGGCCAGGCCGCCTCCGGCTCCGCCGGTGTCGCCGCGCAGGTCAAGCAGGTGGACGGCGCCATCGGATACTTCGAGCTCTCCTTCGCCAGCGCCCAGGGCATCAAGACCGTCGACCTGAACACGGGCGCCGCCGCCCCGGTCAAGGCCACCGGTGAGAACGCCTCCAAGGCCATCGCCGCCGCCAAGATCTCCGGCACCGGCTCCGACCTGGCCCTGAAGCTCGACTACACCACCAAGGCCGAGGGCGCCTACCCGCTCGTCCTGGTGACCTACGAGGTCGTCTGCGACAAGGGCAACAAGGCGGAGACCCTGCCGACCGTGAAGTCCTTCCTGAACTACGCCGCCTCGGACGCGGGCCAGAAGGTCCTCCTCGAAAACGGCTACGCGCCGATCCCGGCCGAGATCAACGCCAAGGTCCGCGAGGTCGTCAACTCGCTGGGCTAG